The Pichia kudriavzevii chromosome 3, complete sequence nucleotide sequence TAGTTGGACTTGAAATGaccattttcaatggcTGAATTATAAGACTCATTGAGTTTACTTAAATGTTTGTATAAGCCAGTTACCAGCAAAGATTTTGTGTTATTCAAGAACCCGTTGAATTTTGTGTAAATGAACTTCAATATTATAATGCTCAAATGTTTCAGGGAGGAATACCAGTTTTTCgatattgaaattttctttaCATTTGAGAGGACCAATTCTGACAATTTATTGACCAATTCTATAATGAGAATGGTGAATTTCTCGTGtccatttttcatcatGATATTCAAGTTGAAAGTGATTGTTTTCGCCAAGATTGTATCTAAATTGACCGACAAGATTTTCACtacttttgatttctcatAAGTGATGAAGAGATAATCCAGTAGTTCGACAAGCTGGGTATGGACAAACAAGATGTCATCATTATACGAGGATGAATACTCGGAGTTATATTGCTGGAGCTGCTGGTGCAATGAGGTGAGTGTGTCATACAGAAACGTCCGTGAAGCAAAAAAGGACGAATCTTTTGCGTCCATGTCGTTGTTGTAGATCAAATGTGGTTTCCATGATTGGAAAGCGTATTCATTTCTGTCCAAAGACATGATTGCAGGAATGGAATTGCACAGCTAGACGTCGAAACACTATCGATGACGGTGGAGGAGAGTTTACACAGGATGAATGCGATTTCAGCCACCTGTAGCTAATGGACACTGCCTCAGAGGGCTAAACACGTatacaacaacaaatacCGTCTAATGTACATTTGCCATAAGATTAGTTCGCGCTGGAAAAGTTTACATTGGGGCCACTGTCAATATGAACCTGTCAGATATTGGTGCTGCGTTTTGAGCAAGGGTGCCCATGGGGTCATAAGAGTCACATAGGGCAACCTCAATTGCCAAGAAGATACAGAGTCTAACAGAGGTGTGCAGGATCCTACACAAAATTGCAGGAGATCTTCCAAACATGTCGAGGTGATGGCTAGAATGGGTGTCAGGAGTAAATGGCTCTCTTGTTCACACTGTTTTGTCTTGTCCATActttttcatcttgttCCTCCTGGTGTTCCATAATTTGCTCGGCACGTCACGTGACACTGCTGTTCCCCTCTCCCCCCCCTTTCTTCAGATAGGGACATCTCCCATATGCAGCAGAGATTTGCAGAACGGAAATGTGCGAGACTTGTCTTTTGGCGCCGACGCGACGCgacaaaaagaagaatccACTACTTCTATTGCTAGTTCTCTTACTACCACAAGTGGCAGGAAAAGTATACCTGGTCGACAATACGTAAACACACCACGTGACCCGCACACCCGCCATGGCGCTGCAGCACCACGTGACCCGCACTGCGCCACAAAACCGGCGGAGTGTGCAATCGCCGTCGATGAGACAACAAAGTGTGGGGAAACCCGCACAGGCCAAATTaggaagaaattaaaataGGGGAAACCCCCCCCAGGAGGGGGATGGTTGCATCTCCTACTGGCTATTTCCCACAGCCCCCCCGTCCCCGCATTGTTGGGGATTCTGATCCGATGGCTTTCCGTGCGATTTCCGTACACTTTTCTCGTTCCTGGCCAAAAAAGCCCACACTTCTACCCAGTCAACCCCGTCATCGCCAAGATCGCTTAATATCCCCCCCTATTGTCTCCCATTGTTGAGCAAAGACTCGGGATCTGATCCAGCCCAAATTTTGCtgtgttttttctttttcttcgcTTTATTGACAGTCAGCCCATTATTTGTCATTTTACATGGCCATCTTATTAGAGTGAAGGATTTTTATGGGGAAATACCACCCACCCTAAACGACCGTACTTGTATGTACACAcgtatatatatatacatatatacatatatatatttccaaagataCTCTAGTGTATACTAGTTTAACATCGTTTACTTTATTGTTCCTCACCACACCATACTATTCTGCACTAGATCATTTTAACCTCCTACCCCCCATACCCCTAGTATACAGAGACCCCCCCCTCCCACAAGTAGGTATTTTAGCCACACGCAACTATGACACGGAAAGTGgctttgattttgaaagacCATACTCCACCAGAGACATATTGCAAACACGAGCAGAAGGACTCGGAAAGCAAGATCCCTTCACCAAAACCGTTGGATTTTCACAACAGGCCACCGGTGCATCACCACAAGCATAGTCATGGACATCGAGATGCAGATGAAGGTAGCGGTAATGATCATGAAAATGCATTGGACAAGAAGTTGCATTTACCTGCAAGTTTGCCAATGTCTCACCACCACAGCATGATGTGCACCATACCGGCAAGAGACAGTGACAATGGTACTGTCTTTAACCACAAATACATGCGTGACCACACGTTTGTCCCTGACCACGACACAGAAGGATATAGGAGAACTTCCTTGGACGACACAGACACCCCGAACCATCAGAGAAAGGGTTCTGTTCCAATGATTGGCTCCTTGGTTTACTATAAGAGGAAATCCAGAGACGCCGAGGATGGAAATGGTCCTCTTTACTCCAACACAGAAGACATCAAAGATACCAGCAATAATCCCGACACTACAACAACATCGACTACTACTACGAATAATACAAttactactactactaaTACCACTGTTACCAACACTAGTgataatatcaacaactACATTTTCCACCCAATGGGCCATGTCAGCTCAGAGGTTCTCTTGGATTCCGACGTTTGTACTGATGCAGAGATTGAAacagaaattgaaacagaCACCGACACCGACACCGACAGCATTGTCCTCTCCCGAAGTGTCAATAGTTATCATCGCCGCCCTTCTCCAGGAAACCTGAGAAGACACTTCTCCACTCCTACTGTCACCCAGGCCTTTGCACGCTCCCAGTACGACGAGTTTGGCATGATCAACTCCAGAATCAGATCCCAGCTCAACccaaagacaaagaaaatgaacaagTTTCTCCACGACCAGACCCTCAAGAACCACCTGGTCACCTCAAACTACCACATTCCCGGATTCGACCCCGACCCAACCCCGCCAACGCCCTCTATAAACACGTCTCCCCAAGACTCTATATCCCAGTCCAACAGTACGGACtccaacaataacaatggGCACAGGCGCCATAGTAGAAGATTAACATGTGCTATGATTTTCACCAGCCCAAAAGTGGTGGAACtttaatatcttcaaataatatACCTTACGAATGccatgtatatatatatatatatataataataatcatCATACACAAGTATGCAAGTACGAAAATATGCTAAACTACAAGTATTGGGATCCCCAAATGTACAAATACACACATGTACAAATGTTCTAAAATGCTGTTATTCTAATACGCAAATGGACAACCATCCAAATAAGTCTACATGTACCTGCCACAGGTAGATCCAACCAATATCTCCTACCATTAGCCACCCctcaaaaataaaactcTCGGAGTTTAAAAGATACTGCACGGGAAAACGCGTTTCTCATTGGCATTTTTCATGGCGCGTCTGATTGCAGGTTCCTCGCAGAGCCTAACTGGGATTTGCatgagtttttttttttcttttacGTGAGGTTTTGACTAGCTGATTATCAATTTACAAGGCTTAACTAAGACACATCTTTTGTCAACTAAGTCGGTATAACGTTGCGCCACCAATGCCGGACGTTCCTTTACCACCCGCACTTGATTTGCTTGCAGAGGAGAGTCAGTCTTCCTTGTCAAGCTTATCCTCTCACTCTAAACGTAAGAGAAACGTCCAAGAGTTGCAATCAAATAACCTCTCTCCTAGTGATTGTCAAGAGAGTAACACTAGCAACTGCACTAGGACACGAGCCATATACGCCAATATAGACAGTTCGTCTTCATTTGTCAATGATCTTGAATATAACATTGGTACTAGATTGTACAATGACACATCAAGCACAATACTCAACTATAACAATGAGCTGAACAGTGATGCATTCAGCAACATTCCGAGTTCACCTGTTTTCGGTGAACACTTGGACAATACTATTGGGCGAGATCCATTGAGATCGGATGCGTTCGATGACCTTGTCCAGTTGAATAATCCTGACTCGGAACTTGGTCTGCGACCTACAATTCCCTCATCTCCGACGCTGGTGCCCACACAGTTATCAGCTGCTTCGCAGTCGTTGCAACAACCATCACAGCCTCAATCTTTTGATAAGGCTTCTGCGTTTCAGAGGCCTCAATTGCACAAGGCCGTGCATTGTCTGTCTAGACACGGCTCGACGTTCAACGAACAACCAcataaaaagaaacagcGGCTCTACTATAAAGATGACTTCCCAAGGGAACATCCAATGAACAGaacatcatcttcaattccTGCTTCCCTGCTACATTCGTCGAAAATTGAGTTTGCCATTGATCGAGAGGGCCATGTTTATGGATACAA carries:
- a CDS encoding uncharacterized protein (PKUD0C06685), whose amino-acid sequence is MTRKVALILKDHTPPETYCKHEQKDSESKIPSPKPLDFHNRPPVHHHKHSHGHRDADEGSGNDHENALDKKLHLPASLPMSHHHSMMCTIPARDSDNGTVFNHKYMRDHTFVPDHDTEGYRRTSLDDTDTPNHQRKGSVPMIGSLVYYKRKSRDAEDGNGPLYSNTEDIKDTSNNPDTTTTSTTTTNNTITTTTNTTVTNTSDNINNYIFHPMGHVSSEVLLDSDVCTDAEIETEIETDTDTDTDSIVLSRSVNSYHRRPSPGNLRRHFSTPTVTQAFARSQYDEFGMINSRIRSQLNPKTKKMNKFLHDQTLKNHLVTSNYHIPGFDPDPTPPTPSINTSPQDSISQSNSTDSNNNNGHRRHSRRLTCAMIFTSPKVVEL